From the Bombus pascuorum chromosome 7, iyBomPasc1.1, whole genome shotgun sequence genome, one window contains:
- the LOC132908688 gene encoding vesicular acetylcholine transporter-like isoform X2, with amino-acid sequence MTTIPILNIEFSELKEIVWTKLQEPKAQRKLVLIIVSIALLLDNMLYMVIVPIIPDYLKYIGAFGDVEEEVNATGPPSHHGQDSATGVLFASKAIVQLMVNPFSGALIDRIGYDIPMMIGLCIMFLSTAVFACGRSYGVLFFARSLQGVGSAFADTSGLAMIADRYTEESERSKALGIALAFISFGCLVAPPFGGALYQFAGKEVPFLILAFISLADGIMLLLVMKPLKEQVKDSQKEHKQTIPIWRLLIDPYIAVCAGALMMSNVALAFLEPTISLWMEDNITRDNWKMGMIWLPAFFPHVFGVVITVKMAKQYPQHQWLMAASGLALEGLCCFIIPFCRSYWVLMIPLCGICFGIALIDTALLPTLGYLVDVRYVSVYGSIYAIADISYSVAYAVGPIIAGGVVEAIGFTALNIGIALSNLMYAPVLMYLRHIYDFKPFQDEADVLMQNPPDKEYQTYVLQEQRPLSGEVGNHLNQTRMETNVDQGYDQNYQAGQTYDQSGYGQNINASGYTQAPTSYEQPPMYEQPANYGQQPMGYAQQRPYGQEPQAAGQVDVNPFRRPPNVDQKPSGDSNPFRQGMY; translated from the coding sequence ATGACGACGATACCGATACTCAACATTGAGTTCAGCGAGCTCAAGGAGATCGTGTGGACCAAGTTGCAGGAACCGAAAGCTCAACGGAAGCTAGTTCTGATTATCGTGTCGATAGCTCTGTTACTCGATAACATGCTGTATATGGTGATAGTGCCGATCATACCTGATTATCTCAAGTACATCGGTGCGTTTGGGGACGTGGAGGAAGAGGTGAACGCAACGGGGCCGCCTTCGCATCACGGTCAAGATTCAGCCACAGGAGTGTTGTTTGCATCGAAAGCTATCGTTCAACTAATGGTGAATCCATTTTCTGGCGCTCTCATAGACAGAATCGGTTACGATATACCCATGATGATAGGACTTTGTATAATGTTCCTGTCGACGGCTGTTTTCGCTTGCGGCCGAAGTTACGGTGTCCTATTCTTCGCCAGAAGTCTGCAGGGAGTGGGTTCGGCGTTTGCGGATACCAGTGGCTTGGCTATGATAGCAGATCGTTACACGGAAGAGTCAGAACGCTCGAAAGCACTTGGTATCGCGTTAGCCTTCATTAGTTTCGGGTGTCTGGTAGCTCCACCCTTTGGCGGTGCTCTTTATCAGTTCGCGGGCAAAGAGGTGCCCTTTCTGATACTCGCTTTTATCAGTCTTGCAGACGGAATAATGCTTTTGTTGGTGATGAAGCCGCTAAAAGAACAAGTAAAAGACAGCCAAAAGGAACATAAACAAACGATACCGATCTGGCGACTGCTCATAGATCCTTACATCGCTGTATGCGCGGGCGCTCTGATGATGTCCAATGTCGCGTTGGCCTTTCTAGAACCCACTATTTCGTTATGGATGGAGGATAACATAACTCGCGACAACTGGAAAATGGGAATGATTTGGTTACCCGCGTTCTTCCCTCACGTGTTCGGCGTCGTGATAACCGTCAAGATGGCCAAACAGTATCCTCAACATCAATGGCTGATGGCTGCCTCTGGCCTCGCGTTGGAAGGCCTATGTTGCTTCATAATACCATTCTGCAGGTCCTACTGGGTTCTTATGATTCCACTCTGCGGAATTTGTTTCGGTATAGCTCTCATCGATACTGCATTGTTGCCAACTCTGGGTTACTTGGTGGACGTGAGATACGTCTCCGTATATGGTAGCATCTACGCTATAGCCGACATCTCGTATAGCGTAGCGTATGCGGTGGGACCTATCATAGCCGGTGGTGTCGTAGAGGCGATCGGTTTCACAGCTTTGAATATCGGCATAGCTCTCTCCAATCTAATGTACGCACCTGTACTCATGTACCTGAGGCACATCTACGATTTCAAACCGTTCCAAGACGAGGCGGACGTTCTCATGCAAAATCCACCTGACAAGGAATACCAGACGTACGTGTTGCAAGAACAGAGGCCACTCTCCGGCGAAGTAGGCAATCATCTGAATCAAACGCGTATGGAGACGAACGTGGATCAAGGCTACGATCAAAATTACCAAGCTGGACAGACTTACGATCAAAGTGGATACGGGCAGAATATTAATGCCTCCGGATACACTCAAGCTCCTACAAGTTACGAACAGCCACCTATGTACGAGCAACCGGCTAATTACGGCCAACAGCCTATGGGTTACGCCCAACAGAGACCTTACGGACAAGAGCCGCAGGCAGCAGGTCAAGTAGATGTGAATCCATTCAGGAGACCTCCTAACGTCGATCAGAAGCCTTCCGGCGATAGCAATCCATTCAGACAAGGAATGTATTAA